TTTGCATATGATACTTAAAAGTAATTTAATAGTTTATTATTGTTACAGTAAAGTTATAAATTTGTAATATTTTATATAATCTTCTTGATAATTAGAGTAAGACAAATAAGAAGATTATTTCTTCTTATTTGTAGGTAGATTTAAATAATATTCAATCTCACCTTCTGTTAGGATTTTGATAGTATTTGTACTTCCCGGTATCCCTGCTGGATATCCAATAGTTGCTATATATGGTCCTGTTTTATCTAAAATATTTCTAGATTCTAGATTTTTTAACATCTTTTGAATCATTTTAGAAGCTTGTCCTTCTTTTATTACTGTGATAGGATAAACACCCCAAATAGCACATAAAGAGTTTAAAGTTTTTCTTTTATGCGAAAATGCTAAAATTTTTGTTTTTGGTCTATATCTTGATATTTTCATTGCTGATTTACCTGAGCTTGTAAGTGCTAAGATACCTTTTGCACCTAAATCATCTGCAAGTTTTGTAACTGTTCCTTGAATAACATCAAACTCATCTAGGTAGCCTAATTTACCTTGCTTATCGAAGTTATAAATCTCTTCTGTTTTAGCAATAATATTACTCATTGTTTGCACTACATTAATAGGATCAGTTCCAACAGCACTCTCTTCAGAAAGCATTACAACATCAGTTCCATCTAAAACTGCATTTGCAACATCTGAGATTTCTGCTCTTGTTGCTCTTTCATTTTCTGTCATTGAAAGAAGCATTTGAGTTGCTGTTATTACTGGTTTACAAGCTGCATTTGCTTTTTTAATAAGTCTTTTTTGAATAGTTGGAACTTCATAATAAGGAACTTCTATTCCTAAGTCTCCTCTAGCTACCATTAGTCCATCACTAGCTTCCATAATTTCATCTATGTTTTCAACTGCATCAAATTTTTCTATTTTTGCAATTAGTTTTCCATGATAACCATTTAAAAGTTTTCTTGCATGTTCCATATCTTTTTTATTTTGCACAAAAGAGATTGCAAAATAATCAACTTTATTTTCAACTCCCCAAGCGATATCTTTTTCATCTTTTTCAGTAATTACATCAATATCAATTATAGTATTAGGAAAGTTTACACCTTTTCGTGATCCTAATTTCCCATGATTTTCTATTTCTGCTTTTACTTGAGCTCCTGTTTCTATTACTTTTGCTCTAATTGTTCCATCATACAAATAAATATATTCATCTTTTTTTACTTTATCAAGTAATTCTGGATAATTTAAAGAGGCTACATATTCAGTTTCACTCTCTTGATACCCTACTATATCATCTTTTACAAATCTTATAGTATCCCCTTTTCTCAACTCAAAAGGCTCTTTTAAATCCCCTAATCTTACCTTTGGTCCTGAGATATCTTGTAAAACTGCAACAGTTGTATTTAAATTTTCCATTGCTTTTCTGATATTATTTAAGGTATTTAAATGATATTCATGGCTTCCATGTGAAAAGTTCAGTCTAAACATATTTGCCCCAGCTTTTATCAATCCTTCTATTATTTCTATTGTATCACTTGCTGGGCCTAGCGTTGCTAATATTTTTGTTCTTTTATCCATAAATTATTCCTTTCATATTTAATAGAGGTGATTATACCATAATCCCAGTTACACCCTAGTAACATTTTATATACAGCTTTTATTTTATGAATGCAAAATTTAGTGATTATTTTAACAATTAGATTTATAGAGAAAGAAGAAAAACATATAAATACAAACAAAAACTATCTGAAGAAAGAACAAAAAGGTGCCAAGAAAAAGGTAAAAACTTGGCACAATTTATAGTTTTTTGAGACTTACCATTTAGTATTGGTTAAATCACATTGAATCATTTCTCCCCTATGTGCAGGAGTTCCTGGTTTTTCAGCTGATTCACAAAGTAAAGTAGTCCCATAATCATTTCTTTTATCATGGGCATTAGTTCTCGCCCAAACAGATACAAGGGCTCTTTCTTCTGGTTTTGCTTCACATTTTCCATCTACTTCAAAAGCATGAATTGTATTTTCATGAAGATAAAGAAGTGAGTTATTCATAGCACTACCTGAGACCCACATATCAGGCTCATTTTTTGCTCCTGCATCAAATTGAACTCTTCTAAACTTTTTATTTACTTCTACTGTTTTTAATAAAGGATTGTCTTCTCTTATTGCAAAACTTTTAAACTGTTTCACACAAGCAGGCATTCTCATATTATAATAAATTTCAGGCATTGCATGATTATGATAAGGGTATAAAGAGTCTACTACTTGAACCGTCATACCAACTTCAGCTCCTACTTTTTGCCCATTAATTTCATCAATTCTTAATAAACCCCAATGTCCTAATATTTCAGCATAAGCATATCCTCCACGAATAATAAGAAAGTTTTTTTCATTTCTTTTACTCTCCTCCGCATACATAGGAAACCAACCTGCTGCAGCCCAAAGATTAGGTAAAGAATTTGCACTTACATCATAAGGGAAAGTTTTTGGCATATGAATTTCATCACCTGTTACCATCTTATAAAAGTTTTTTGTAAACTCTTTTCCTCTTTTTCTTACATCTTTATTTTTAACTTTTTTATCAAAGAACTCTTCAAAAGTCATACGATTTGCCCATTTAGCAACAGGAGATTTTTCTTGAAGTTCTCCACCTGGATTATAAATCCAGTTTACATCTCTTCTTGCAGAGAAACAAACTTTTGCTTTTTCTTTATTAAATAAAATTTGATAGATATTTTTAACCATATTCTTCATATCTCTTCTATCCATAATACACATTTTATTATCTTTTTTTGTTGTATCATAAATAGCTTCATCTGAACTCATACAGTGATTTAAATCTCCATTAGTCAAAGCTAAAGCATAGGCTTTTAGATAAACTAAGGTTTCATCCCAAAGAATATCTACATATTTTTGATCTTTTTTATTATATTTTACAGGTTCAGATAAACACTTAAACTCTGCATTTAATATATCCTTTTTATCTAAATAATTTGGGATTTCTAGTCCTGCACCATATAACAAATTTGTTAAAATTAATATAACTCCAAGTTTTTTAAGAATAAACATACCATTACCTTTTTTCTAATAATATCTCTTAATAAATAACTTAAAGAAAGTTATTTATTATCTGTCTCGATTCCATATTTTTTATACTCTTTTTGAGTTTCAAGTTTTTTCTCTTCCATTTTATCTTTATAAATACTATGTTCTGGCTTATAATAATTTAGAACATTTCTTAAATTTTTATGACCAGCATCAAAGTGACATGAAGCACATGAAATTTGTTTTTCTGTTCCTTTTAATTTAGTATAGTGATTATGCATTTTTTGTGCTTGTTTACTTAAAGATACTAAATCTTTATCAAAGGCATTACCATGACATTCCATACATCCAGAATCATATACAAAAGTATCACGATGTTTAATTTTTTCTTGCCAATCTATTTCATCAGGATTTCCAAAAAAATGAATCCCAACTTCCACAACTCCATTTTTTGCTTTAGTGTAAATATAATTTGCCAAACTATCATGGGGCAAGTGGCAATCCACACATCTTGCACTAGCACCCAATTTACCTTTTCCACCATGGGCATCTTGTTTATAAGAGATAACCATAGGATCCATTTCATGACAAGAGACACAAAATCTCTCTCCACTTGTTTTATGAATTCCATAATAAGTTCCATAAGAAAGAGATAATCCAACTAAACCACCAATAAACAATAATAATATTATAAATAATGTAGGTCTCATGGTGTTTCCTTCATCCAGATTTTATTTTCAATCTCTTTTTCATGACATTCTGCACACATATTTACAGAAGGTTTATGTTCATTATGACATTCATCACAATATAAATTTGGTCCATCATGAACCGAATTGTGAGGATTTGCTTTATGAACATCCATAAAAGACAATCTTTGAGCCAAATAAATTTTAGTTTTATGACATGATAAACAGGTTTTCTCTTCTACTGCTTCAAAGTGGTCAGGGTCATTACCTTGATTTTTATGGCAAAAAACACACTCTAAAGATAAACTTTCATGCACCTTTTTTAAAGGATATTTTGCTTTTTGTTCAGGTGTTACACTTACTATATTTTCTTCACTTTGAGGAAAAGGTAAAAGCTTTTCCTCTTTGTCATTGGCAAATAAAAATATTGATAGAAGTAAAATTGTAATGCCACCCATTACTTTTACTATATTTTTCATAATTATATATTTTCTCCTGCTACCATACCAAATACTAAACAATCAGGAATTGAACAACTTCCTAATCTACTTGCTCCATGTGTTCCCCCTGTAATTTCACCAGCGGCGAATAAACCAGGAATTGGTTTTTTAGTTGCAGAAGAGATAACTTGTGCTTTAGTATTAATTTTTAATCCACCCATTGTATGGTGAAGTTTTGGTACACCTTTAGTTGCATAGAATGGAGCTGTAATAATTTGTACATTTTCTGTTTTTTCAACTGGTTTACCAAGATCTGTATCTTTGCCATTTTTTACAAAATCGTTGTATTTTTTAATTGTATTTTTCAACTCACCAACTGGTAGTCCATATGCTGCAGCTAAAGCATCAATAGTATCAAATTTTTTAACAACTCCAGATTTTAAAGCTTTTTCAGCAATATCTGGAATAATTTTATCAACTGCTGTTTGATCACATATATTAATTGGATAAGAATTTGTTTCTTTTATTACTTTAAACATTGCTTGTGCTCTTGTTCTTCTATCTGCAAGTTCATTCATAAATCTTGTTCCAGTTTTAGGATTAACAGAAATTCCATATCTAAATGTTGCGTTAATATTAAAGTTTGAAGCTGCACCAAATCCTTTTTCATCTGGACAAGCCCAAGGACCAAATTGAATCCAACTTAATTGAACAGGAACTGCTCCAAGTTCAAAGGCTTTTAATAAAACTCCAGCAGTTGCACCTGGTTGATTTGTTGAGTCTGTATCTGCAGGGATTCTTGGATCTTGTTGTTCTCTTAAGAATTTATCTCTACTAAATCCTCCAGCTGCTAAAACAACTCCTTTTTTAGCTTTATAATATTTTACTTTACCAGTTTTATTTTCAGAATCATCATCTTCTAATTTTTTATCAAATCTATATTTTTCTCTAACTTTAACCCCAACTACTCTTCCATTATCATCTAATACAAACTCATCAAATCTTGTTCTTTTTTTGATTGTTCCATTAGGTTGTTTTTGAAAATATTTAAGCATTGGTAAAACAATTCCTGAACCACTACCATTTGCAGAAAGATAAGTTCTAGGAACAGAGTGTCCTCCTAAGTGAGAAAGTTTTTCATAAAATTTTGCACCACATTTTTCTACTAATTTAAGTGCATCATTCCCTCTTTCTCCAATTACTTTAAGTAACTCAGGGTGATTAATATATCTACCTGCTTTCATACTATCTTCCATATAAAGATCAATAGAATCTTTAATTCCTTCTTTTTTCTGTTTTGGATTATTTACGACAGCTAAAAGACCTCCATTAATAACAGAATTTCCACCAAGTCTTCCCATTTTTTCAACAATAACAACTTTATTTCCTTTTTCAACTGCTGTAATAGCAGCAGATAAAGCAGCATAACCTGAACCAATAATTACAATATCATACTCTTCATCATATTTAACACCTTTTGAATCAATAGCAACTGCGTTTGCAGCTGTAGTTCCTAAAGCTAATGCACCTGCACTAACAGCACCCATTTTAAAAAAATTACGTCTTGTTAAATTACCCATAATAAATCTCCTTAAATTATATTTATAAAAGAATATTAATATAAATAAGTAATCAAAAAATAACCTTTTTATTTAAAAAGGTTATTTTATACAAAAAATGAATTATTATTTAGTTTAAGTAGTTATTGGTGGTGCTGTTGATTCGATATCCACAGCCAGATATATTTTCAATTATGTCATTGTACGTTTTTTGACGTATCTTTTTTATTCTCATTCTTAGTGCTTCAATACTCATACTTTTTTCTTGCCAAGCATAACTCTCTATAGTAGAATATTCGACTATTTTATCTATATTTGAAATTAATAAATGAAGAATCTCCATCTCTAATTTTGTTAACTTTATAAGCTCTGCATTTGCATTTGTTAATTGCTTTGAATTTTTATCATAAATAAAACCAAATTTTAGATTAACTCGAAAATTGTATATATCTTTTGTTGCCATAAGTAAAGAGGTTTGTAAATCTTCAATCACAATTGGCTTTCTCAAATAGTTATATGCACCCTCATTAATACTTTCTGAGATATTTGAAGGGGTATCATAAGAAGTGATTATTATAACTGGTAAGTGAGGAGAGATTTCATGCATAGAATGAACCATATCTAAACCATTCATTTCTGGCAAGTTTATGTCTGATATGACAATATCAGGTTTATATTGTTCAAACATTTCGAAACCTTCTATGCCATCTTTTGCAACATCTACACGTTTACAATGCATGCCTAAAGCTTGCCTTAATGCAAAAGCTGTTGTTTCATCATCTTCCACAATTAATACATGTATTTGAGAAAGTTTTTTTAATACTTTTAAATCAATCATCATTATCCTTTGTTATTTTGGGAAAAGTAAATAAAAAAGTTGTTGGGTTTTTATAAGATATAATAGTCAAGTCTCCAAAAAGTTTATTTCTTGCAATTAATCTTGATAGATAAAGACCATTTCCTGTTCCCTTTTCCCCTTTTGTAGTTTTAAAAGCTTCAAAAAGAGTTTTTCTAATAGCGGGTTGAATTCCTAAACCATTATCTTCAATTTTTAAATTATATTTGTCTTGAATCTCTTTTATTGTAATTTTTATAAATTTATTTTTATTATTCTTATCATCAAGTAAAGAATCTCTTGAATTCAAAACTAAAACAGTTATAATTTGTTGTAATTCATTTTTATAACTATAACAATCATATTTTGTTTTTTCATAAATTACATTAATCTTAATACCTGAGTTTTTAAAATGTGGTTCTAATATTACTTTTGTCTCTTCTATAGCTTCTATTATATCAAAGGATTCCATTTTTCTACTTGGCAGATAAAAATTTTTAAAAGTATCAATGGTATCTGAAAGATAATGAGCACTGGTAAGAACACGGTTTAGATTATCTTTAAAGACTTCATCACTTAAATATCCCATTTCCTTAAACTGTAAAATATTCCCTATAAGTAAAGATATTGAGTTTAAAGGTTGTCTCCATTGATGTGAAATTGCACCAATCATCTCACCTAAATCTGCCATTTTAGATTGTTGGAATAAAATATCTTCTTGTTCTTTTTTTAATTTTTTGGACATCTCTTTTTTAGTAACATCTTCCACAAAAAAAATAACTCCTTTATACTCTTTTTTTGCATCTAAGACAGGAATAGAAGTAAAAAATAAAAATACTTTTTCCTTTTTCTCAAAAAAATAAAAAGTATTAGTATATGTTTTATGTTTTTCTTTTGTTGCTTTTAATTGTTTACTAATACAATCTGTTATCCATAAAGGAAGCCTTTTAAAAAATTCTGTACATTCAAATAGATTTTTATCAGAAAGTCTATTCTCTGAAAAATAGAGTAATTTAGAAAATTCATTATTATAATAAGTGACTTTTTCTTTGTCATCAGCAATTAAACATCCTCTTATATCTGATAAAAGGAAGTGTTTCATTAAATTCTTTGATATTTCTAATTTTTCATCACTTTGTTTTTGAGTTCTATTATAAAATAGATTCAACCATAAAAATATAATTAAACTTATTACATATATAGTAAGGTTTATTTTCAATTGTAAATCTACTTTTTCATAAACCTTTTCTTTATTTAATTGTGAGATAAGATACCAATTCCCATATTTTATAAAGCCCTGAGAGAAAATGCTATCTTTTGTGATAGTAAGAGTTCCTTCTTTATCAATTTTTTGATTAAATTTTTTAAACAGTTTTTCTTTTTCTTTATGAACTAAGATTCTTTTATTCTTATCAAGTAAAAAAACATTTCCATCATAAGGTAAAGTTATTTTTAGGATTTCATTTTCTATATATTTTAAGGGAAGAATACCACAAACCACACCACTTTGGCCCCTTTTATCTTTTGTGGGACTACAAACAGCAACAACTAATTTATCTATAATTGCTGATACATAAGGATTAGTTATTGTAATATCTTCATTTCTGATGGTTTCTCTATACCATGGCATAGCTATAGTACTATAAGTTAGAGGTTTTATAATAGTTCTACTAGAAATAATTGTATTATCCCCGTAACCAACAAACATATAAGGAAAATCGGCAACAGAAGAACTATGTTCAAGTAAATCTTCAATAGCATATTGTTCTTGAATATGATCCATATTAGAAATTAGTTTTTCCAAATTTTTTACAACATTGATTTTCTCTTCTGTCCACTTTATAATCTGTTTTGAAGCATTTTCAATAGCATTTACTTGTAAATCATTTATTGCACTTCTTAAAATATAAAGATTTATAAAATAATTTGCAAGTACTAAAATAAAAAAAAGCATGCTGACAAATAAAATAAATCCTGTACGTTTAGACAAAAAAAACCTTTAACTATAAACATATGCACATTATAACTTTTAACTTATTTTAATTATCTAAAATAAAAATTATTTTTCAGTTATTTTTCAGTTATTTTTAAATAATACAATAATAAAAATTAAACTCGTAATATTTTTAGTAAACTAATTATATATATGTATGAGTAAAAGGATAAATTATAGTTATGTTTAAAAGAAGTAATTTCTTATATTTTTTTATCATATTTCTAATAAGTATAATATTTTCTATTCAATACTTTTATAAAAAACAAAAAGAAGAACAATACTTAATTCAAGTAAATCAAAATAAATCAAAACAGATAAATAATTGGATTTTAGAAAAAAAACATTTTATGGAAAAGTTATCAAAAAATATTGAAAATAAAAACTATAATAAAGAAGTTTTTTTAAAAATAATGAAAGAAACAAATAAAAAGATGAAAACCCACAGTGTTTTTTTGGGATTAGAAGATGGAAACTATTTAGATACTCAAGGATATTGGATAGATGGATTTGATCCAAGAGTAAGACCATGGTATATAGAGACTATTAAACAAGAAAAAACTACCATCACTGGACCTATGTATTATAATGATATAAGTGGACAAGAAATTAACTGGTGGGCAATATCTTCTTTGATTAAAAAAGAAGGTAAAAATTATGGAGTAATTAGTAGTGAAATAAATCCTGAAATGCTTATCAAACTTTTAAATGATATTAAACACAGTAAAATAGAAGATTTATTTTTATTTGATAAAAATAGTGGAATTATAATCGCTTCTATAAAAGGAGAAAATGAATTGAAATTAGTACAAAATATTTTTTCTAAAAAGTTTTTTGAAAACTTACCTAAAACAAAAGAAACAAGCCTTATAAAAGTAGATGAAAATAGAAAAGCAATAGTAACAAATCTTAAAGAAGCCCCATGGATATTATGCATGATTGTAAAATAAACAAAGTAAGTTTTAGATAAACTTAACTCTATGAAAAAACAAAGATTTAGTGAATATTTTAACAATTGGCTTTATGGTGAAGATGGATATTATACAAAATATAATGCAATAGGAAAAGATGGAGACTTCTTTACAGCAGTTTCTACTTCAATATTTTTTGGGGGAAGTATTGCAAAAAAGATAGTTGATACAATCTTAGATAATAAACTTCCAAAAAATACTACAATTGTAGAAATTGGTGCCCATCATGGCTACTTATTAGCTGATATTATTCAATTTATTTATACCTTAAATCCTAAGCTTCTTGAAAACCTAAACTTTGCCATTGTAGAGAGATTTGAGAACTTAAAAAATGAACAAAAAGAGTATTTAAAAAGCTCCTTTGGAGATAACATTAAAGTCAAATTTTACGATGACATAAGTGAAGTAAAACTTGACCATGCTTTTATTGTAGCAAATGAAATTTATGATGCTTTTGCTTGTGAATTACTCTATACAAAGAATGATAACTTACAAACTGCCTTTATAAAAAATGGAAAAATAGAGTTTGAAGATTGTTTAGATGAAAATATAAAAACTAAATGTAAAAAATACAAAATTACAAAAGGTGAATTAGCTTTAGGATATGAAGAATTTGCAAAAAATATTTGTGAAAATATTAAAAACTTCTATTTTCTTAGCTTTGATTATGGGGAAAAATATCCAAGAAATGATTTTTCTTGTAGGATTTATTCACAACATCAAGTTTTTCCAATCTTTGAAGAAAAACTTGAGTTAACTAAACTATATAAAAACTCAGATATCACCTATGATGTAAACTTTTCCCATGTAATTGATAGTTTTAATAGTTTTTGTAACTGTGAAGTTGAATATCAAACCCAACTAAAAGCCCTTGTAGAATTTGGTATTTTAGACTTACTTGAAATTTTACAAAAAAATGTAAGTGAAGAAAACTACCTAAAAGAAGTTCAAAAGGTAAAAACTCTACTTGAACCAACAGGTATGGGAGATAGATTTAAAATGCTACTTATTAAGAAGTAGCATTCTTTTATTATAAATTATCTTTTTCTATCTCTTTATACTCTTCATCTGTAAATATCCTAGACTTTGTTATAAATTGATAACCCAAATCTATCTCCAAGGAAAAAGAATTACCAAAGGCAGCCTTTTCTTCTTTTACATCAATAGTTATTTCTGTATGTCTAAAATACTCGAATTGCTCTTTATCTATAAAAAATTCACATCCACATATTTCTCCCATTTTTACATTTCGAGAAGGGACATAAAAGTCACTTTTTGCATAACACATAGGTGCTGTACCATCACAGCATCCACCGCTTTGATTAAAAACCAATTCACCGTTTTCTTTTTTTAATTGCTCTATTACCTCAGCAGCTGCTTTAGTAACTAATAGTCTTTTTATTGCCATTTTATATCCTTAAAATATCCCATTTTAAGGGACCTACTCATATTAGATTTCTTTTATTACAAATTATAAAAAATTGTTAAAGAAACAAGCCCTAAAGAAAATAAACGAGTTATTCTTTTATCAGCAAAAAAAAATGCATAGAAGAACTCTTCTATGCATTTTAAACTTATTTACTTTAAAGTAAAGGCCTAGAAAAATCCTAATTTATTTTTGTTATATGAAGTTAGAATGTTTTTAGTATGTCTATAAGAGTTTAACATCATCATATGAGTTTCTCGCCCAATTCCTGATTTTTTATATCCACCAAATGATGCATGAGATGGATATAAGTGATAACAATTTACCCAAACTCTACCAGCTTCAATTCCTCTTGAGAATTTATGTAATTGGTGAGCATCTCTTGACCATACACCAGAACCTAATCCATAAATAGTGTCATTTGCAATTGCTAATGCTTCATCTTCATCTTTAAAAGTAGTAACAGCAAGAACTGGTCCAAAAATCTCTTCTTGGAAGATTCTCATTTTGTTGTGACCTTTAAATAGTGTTGGTTGAATATAGTTTCCATTTGGATGTGTTTCACTTTTATATTCATCACCACCAATTAAACACTCTGCTCCTTCTTCTTTACCTATTTTGATATATTCCATAATTTTTTCTTTTTGAGTAGTTGAACATTGAGCACCCATCATACAAGTTGGATCTAGAGGATCTCCTAATTTGATAGCTTTTACTCTTTCTAATACTCTTGCCATAAATGGCTCATAAATTGACTCTTGAATTAATGCTCTTGAAGGACAAGTACAAACTTCCCCTGAGTTAAATGCAAATAGAACTAAACCTTCAATTGCTTTATCAAAAAATTCATCATCTTTATCCATAATTGATTCCAAGAAGATATTTGGTGATTTTCCACCAAGTTCTAAAGTAGAAGGAATAATATTTTCAGTTGCATATTGCATAATTAATTGACCAGTTGTAGTTTCACCAGTAAATCCAACTTTTTTGATATCTGGGTGAGTTGATAAATATTTACCGATTTTTCCACCTGCACCATTAATAATATTGATACAACCTGCTGGTAATACTGATTGAATTGTTTCCATTAAAATCAAAATTGACATAGGAGTAGCACTTGCTGGCTTCATAACAATACAATTTCCAGCAGCTAAAGCAGGAGCTAGTTTCCAAGCAGCCATTAATAATGGGAAATTCCAAGGAATAATTTGTGCAACAACACCATATGGCTCATGAACTTCTTGAGAAATAGTATCTGCATCTAAATCTGCAACCGTACCAGATTCTGCTCTAATAACTGAAGCAAAATATCTAAAATGATCAACAACTAAAGGTACATCAGCGGCTAAAGTTTCTCTTACTGCTTTTCCATTATCTAAAGTTTCA
This portion of the Arcobacter nitrofigilis DSM 7299 genome encodes:
- the pyk gene encoding pyruvate kinase, whose protein sequence is MDKRTKILATLGPASDTIEIIEGLIKAGANMFRLNFSHGSHEYHLNTLNNIRKAMENLNTTVAVLQDISGPKVRLGDLKEPFELRKGDTIRFVKDDIVGYQESETEYVASLNYPELLDKVKKDEYIYLYDGTIRAKVIETGAQVKAEIENHGKLGSRKGVNFPNTIIDIDVITEKDEKDIAWGVENKVDYFAISFVQNKKDMEHARKLLNGYHGKLIAKIEKFDAVENIDEIMEASDGLMVARGDLGIEVPYYEVPTIQKRLIKKANAACKPVITATQMLLSMTENERATRAEISDVANAVLDGTDVVMLSEESAVGTDPINVVQTMSNIIAKTEEIYNFDKQGKLGYLDEFDVIQGTVTKLADDLGAKGILALTSSGKSAMKISRYRPKTKILAFSHKRKTLNSLCAIWGVYPITVIKEGQASKMIQKMLKNLESRNILDKTGPYIATIGYPAGIPGSTNTIKILTEGEIEYYLNLPTNKKK
- a CDS encoding cupin domain-containing protein, whose amino-acid sequence is MFILKKLGVILILTNLLYGAGLEIPNYLDKKDILNAEFKCLSEPVKYNKKDQKYVDILWDETLVYLKAYALALTNGDLNHCMSSDEAIYDTTKKDNKMCIMDRRDMKNMVKNIYQILFNKEKAKVCFSARRDVNWIYNPGGELQEKSPVAKWANRMTFEEFFDKKVKNKDVRKRGKEFTKNFYKMVTGDEIHMPKTFPYDVSANSLPNLWAAAGWFPMYAEESKRNEKNFLIIRGGYAYAEILGHWGLLRIDEINGQKVGAEVGMTVQVVDSLYPYHNHAMPEIYYNMRMPACVKQFKSFAIREDNPLLKTVEVNKKFRRVQFDAGAKNEPDMWVSGSAMNNSLLYLHENTIHAFEVDGKCEAKPEERALVSVWARTNAHDKRNDYGTTLLCESAEKPGTPAHRGEMIQCDLTNTKW
- a CDS encoding cytochrome c3 family protein; protein product: MRPTLFIILLLFIGGLVGLSLSYGTYYGIHKTSGERFCVSCHEMDPMVISYKQDAHGGKGKLGASARCVDCHLPHDSLANYIYTKAKNGVVEVGIHFFGNPDEIDWQEKIKHRDTFVYDSGCMECHGNAFDKDLVSLSKQAQKMHNHYTKLKGTEKQISCASCHFDAGHKNLRNVLNYYKPEHSIYKDKMEEKKLETQKEYKKYGIETDNK
- a CDS encoding cytochrome c3 family protein produces the protein MKNIVKVMGGITILLLSIFLFANDKEEKLLPFPQSEENIVSVTPEQKAKYPLKKVHESLSLECVFCHKNQGNDPDHFEAVEEKTCLSCHKTKIYLAQRLSFMDVHKANPHNSVHDGPNLYCDECHNEHKPSVNMCAECHEKEIENKIWMKETP
- a CDS encoding flavocytochrome c encodes the protein MGNLTRRNFFKMGAVSAGALALGTTAANAVAIDSKGVKYDEEYDIVIIGSGYAALSAAITAVEKGNKVVIVEKMGRLGGNSVINGGLLAVVNNPKQKKEGIKDSIDLYMEDSMKAGRYINHPELLKVIGERGNDALKLVEKCGAKFYEKLSHLGGHSVPRTYLSANGSGSGIVLPMLKYFQKQPNGTIKKRTRFDEFVLDDNGRVVGVKVREKYRFDKKLEDDDSENKTGKVKYYKAKKGVVLAAGGFSRDKFLREQQDPRIPADTDSTNQPGATAGVLLKAFELGAVPVQLSWIQFGPWACPDEKGFGAASNFNINATFRYGISVNPKTGTRFMNELADRRTRAQAMFKVIKETNSYPINICDQTAVDKIIPDIAEKALKSGVVKKFDTIDALAAAYGLPVGELKNTIKKYNDFVKNGKDTDLGKPVEKTENVQIITAPFYATKGVPKLHHTMGGLKINTKAQVISSATKKPIPGLFAAGEITGGTHGASRLGSCSIPDCLVFGMVAGENI
- a CDS encoding response regulator transcription factor; this translates as MIDLKVLKKLSQIHVLIVEDDETTAFALRQALGMHCKRVDVAKDGIEGFEMFEQYKPDIVISDINLPEMNGLDMVHSMHEISPHLPVIIITSYDTPSNISESINEGAYNYLRKPIVIEDLQTSLLMATKDIYNFRVNLKFGFIYDKNSKQLTNANAELIKLTKLEMEILHLLISNIDKIVEYSTIESYAWQEKSMSIEALRMRIKKIRQKTYNDIIENISGCGYRINSTTNNYLN
- a CDS encoding cache domain-containing protein; the protein is MSKRTGFILFVSMLFFILVLANYFINLYILRSAINDLQVNAIENASKQIIKWTEEKINVVKNLEKLISNMDHIQEQYAIEDLLEHSSSVADFPYMFVGYGDNTIISSRTIIKPLTYSTIAMPWYRETIRNEDITITNPYVSAIIDKLVVAVCSPTKDKRGQSGVVCGILPLKYIENEILKITLPYDGNVFLLDKNKRILVHKEKEKLFKKFNQKIDKEGTLTITKDSIFSQGFIKYGNWYLISQLNKEKVYEKVDLQLKINLTIYVISLIIFLWLNLFYNRTQKQSDEKLEISKNLMKHFLLSDIRGCLIADDKEKVTYYNNEFSKLLYFSENRLSDKNLFECTEFFKRLPLWITDCISKQLKATKEKHKTYTNTFYFFEKKEKVFLFFTSIPVLDAKKEYKGVIFFVEDVTKKEMSKKLKKEQEDILFQQSKMADLGEMIGAISHQWRQPLNSISLLIGNILQFKEMGYLSDEVFKDNLNRVLTSAHYLSDTIDTFKNFYLPSRKMESFDIIEAIEETKVILEPHFKNSGIKINVIYEKTKYDCYSYKNELQQIITVLVLNSRDSLLDDKNNKNKFIKITIKEIQDKYNLKIEDNGLGIQPAIRKTLFEAFKTTKGEKGTGNGLYLSRLIARNKLFGDLTIISYKNPTTFLFTFPKITKDNDD
- a CDS encoding cache domain-containing protein, with translation MFKRSNFLYFFIIFLISIIFSIQYFYKKQKEEQYLIQVNQNKSKQINNWILEKKHFMEKLSKNIENKNYNKEVFLKIMKETNKKMKTHSVFLGLEDGNYLDTQGYWIDGFDPRVRPWYIETIKQEKTTITGPMYYNDISGQEINWWAISSLIKKEGKNYGVISSEINPEMLIKLLNDIKHSKIEDLFLFDKNSGIIIASIKGENELKLVQNIFSKKFFENLPKTKETSLIKVDENRKAIVTNLKEAPWILCMIVK